The DNA segment TGCGAGACCTGCGGCAGGTATTTCTTCCCGCCGCGGAACCTCTGCCCGACCTGCCGGCGCGAGGGGAAGATCACCGAGCACACCTTCAAGGGTACAGGAAAGATCGTGACCTTCTCGGTGATCAGGTCGGCAAGCGACCAGTTTGCGAAACTCACCCCGTACGTCCTTGCCATCGTCGAACTCGACGAGGGGCCGAGGATGACGGCGCAGATCGTCTGCTCACCTGAGGAGGCCTATATCGGCATGCCGGTCACGTCTGTCTTCCGCAGGCTCGGCACCGAGGGCGAGAGCGGCGTCATCTACTACGGCACGAAGTTCGTGCCGATGTAAGGCCCCGAGTCCTCCTTTTTTTCAGAACACAAAACTCCGATCCAAAAAAGTCGGCGCCGTCATGGATGCGGCGGCGCCACCAGATATGCGCTTTTTATGGCTC comes from the Methanofollis sp. genome and includes:
- a CDS encoding Zn-ribbon domain-containing OB-fold protein, whose product is MSVPRFWRKIPQRYNLEGTRCETCGRYFFPPRNLCPTCRREGKITEHTFKGTGKIVTFSVIRSASDQFAKLTPYVLAIVELDEGPRMTAQIVCSPEEAYIGMPVTSVFRRLGTEGESGVIYYGTKFVPM